Proteins co-encoded in one Acidithiobacillus caldus ATCC 51756 genomic window:
- the leuD gene encoding 3-isopropylmalate dehydratase small subunit produces MKAFTVVESVLIPLDRANVDTDAIIPKQFLKTIERQGLGRHLFHDWRYAEDGTPRADFVLNRPPYSSGQILLARENFGCGSSREHAPWALQDFGIRAVVASSFADIFANNCVQNGILTVTLDADRIEALFQAVQREPGYRLRIDLGQGELVGGDGWRTHFSVAPGTRHKLLHGLDDIEITLQHKDAIARYEAQRRQQFPWLFRG; encoded by the coding sequence ATGAAAGCTTTCACCGTAGTGGAGTCGGTCCTCATCCCCTTGGACCGAGCCAATGTGGACACCGATGCCATTATTCCCAAGCAGTTTCTGAAGACCATCGAACGCCAGGGTCTGGGGCGGCACCTGTTCCACGATTGGCGCTATGCCGAGGACGGCACACCCAGAGCGGATTTCGTGCTCAATCGCCCACCCTATTCCTCGGGCCAGATCCTTTTGGCGCGGGAGAACTTCGGCTGTGGCTCCAGCCGTGAGCATGCGCCCTGGGCTCTGCAGGATTTCGGTATTCGCGCCGTGGTGGCCAGCAGTTTTGCCGATATCTTCGCCAACAATTGCGTGCAGAACGGCATTCTTACGGTTACCCTCGACGCCGATCGGATCGAAGCGCTTTTCCAGGCGGTGCAGCGCGAGCCGGGCTACCGCCTGCGCATTGATCTCGGGCAGGGCGAATTGGTAGGCGGTGACGGATGGCGGACCCACTTTTCGGTGGCACCGGGCACCCGTCACAAGCTCCTGCACGGTCTCGACGATATCGAAATCACCCTACAGCACAAAGACGCCATCGCGCGCTACGAGGCTCAGCGTCGGCAGCAGTTTCCGTGGCTTTTCCGTGGGTAG
- a CDS encoding tRNA nucleotidyltransferase — MKRYLVGGAVRDRLRGVTVQDRDYVLVGAGQEDIDALLARGFRWAGKDFPVLIGREGEEYALARTERKTGSGHRGFVVATAGVSLEDDLLRRDLTINAMAEDLETGAIVDPYGGRRDLDARVLRHVSPAFREDPLRVLRLARFAARLPDFVIAPETEALVRQMIAAGELAELSPDRVWKETEKALKGPAASRYFSLLWYWSGLAVLFPELLPLAQSGLPWQRGLAALDHCLHRYGQPALAWAAFCYPMSSRYPAAGEGALMAMGRRLPIPKSWQRLTLAAVTGRTQLLPALRQASPRPWLRLLLQMGALRDGGVLGSVLQVWQAIAEVELVAEREWALALATTREAQQQLLALPQSSAYQRLGEAYAGRDFGRALRILQWRTLAAMQRQYRQQLASYGAARHLPPSP, encoded by the coding sequence ATGAAGCGCTATCTGGTGGGCGGCGCGGTGCGAGACCGCTTGCGCGGGGTGACCGTTCAGGATCGCGACTATGTCCTCGTGGGCGCGGGACAGGAGGATATCGATGCCCTGCTCGCCCGGGGTTTTCGCTGGGCAGGCAAAGATTTCCCGGTCTTGATCGGGAGAGAGGGGGAGGAGTATGCCCTCGCCCGAACCGAGCGCAAAACGGGTAGCGGCCACCGCGGTTTCGTCGTGGCGACGGCGGGGGTATCCCTGGAAGACGACCTCCTGCGCCGCGATCTGACCATCAATGCCATGGCGGAAGACCTGGAAACCGGCGCCATCGTCGACCCCTATGGCGGGCGTCGCGATCTCGATGCGCGGGTCCTGCGCCACGTCTCGCCGGCTTTTCGCGAGGACCCTCTGCGCGTGCTGCGTCTGGCACGCTTTGCCGCGCGTCTTCCCGATTTCGTCATCGCCCCGGAGACCGAGGCCTTGGTACGCCAGATGATCGCCGCTGGGGAACTGGCAGAGCTCAGTCCCGACCGGGTCTGGAAGGAAACCGAAAAGGCGCTCAAGGGCCCGGCGGCCAGCCGCTATTTTAGTCTGCTTTGGTATTGGAGCGGCCTCGCCGTCCTGTTTCCGGAATTACTGCCCCTGGCTCAGTCCGGGCTGCCCTGGCAGCGGGGGCTGGCGGCCCTGGACCATTGCCTGCACAGGTATGGGCAACCCGCCCTGGCCTGGGCGGCATTCTGCTACCCCATGAGTAGCCGCTATCCCGCAGCGGGCGAAGGGGCACTGATGGCCATGGGGCGGCGGCTCCCCATCCCGAAATCCTGGCAACGCCTCACGCTCGCCGCAGTGACGGGTCGTACACAGCTCCTGCCGGCATTGCGACAGGCCTCGCCACGGCCCTGGCTGCGGCTTCTGCTGCAGATGGGGGCGCTGCGGGATGGCGGTGTACTTGGCTCGGTGCTGCAGGTATGGCAGGCCATCGCCGAGGTGGAACTGGTGGCGGAGCGCGAATGGGCATTGGCCCTGGCCACCACCCGCGAGGCGCAGCAGCAGTTGCTGGCACTGCCGCAGAGCTCTGCCTACCAAAGGCTTGGCGAGGCATACGCCGGACGCGATTTTGGTCGTGCCTTGCGTATCCTGCAATGGCGGACCCTGGCCGCAATGCAGCGACAGTATCGCCAGCAGTTGGCCAGCTACGGTGCCGCCCGACACCTCCCGCCGTCGCCCTGA
- the tnpB gene encoding IS66 family insertion sequence element accessory protein TnpB (TnpB, as the term is used for proteins encoded by IS66 family insertion elements, is considered an accessory protein, since TnpC, encoded by a neighboring gene, is a DDE family transposase.): MSAATPRLTMLVPGSAVLRVWLYTPPADLRKSFDGLSALVRQKLAEDPASGQLFVFINRRRTQLKVLYFEPGGYCLWSKRLEAGRFHVDGLGGDRRVLSWTELKLIIEGIDLSSLRRFKRFKKGGNRSLGRPEKV, encoded by the coding sequence GTGTCTGCGGCTACGCCAAGGCTGACCATGCTGGTCCCCGGGTCGGCCGTCCTCCGGGTATGGCTGTATACGCCGCCTGCGGACCTGCGCAAGTCCTTCGATGGGCTCAGCGCCCTGGTGCGACAGAAGTTAGCCGAGGATCCGGCCAGCGGCCAATTGTTCGTGTTCATCAACCGCAGGCGCACGCAACTCAAGGTGCTGTACTTCGAGCCGGGCGGTTACTGCCTGTGGAGCAAGCGCCTGGAGGCGGGCCGCTTTCACGTCGATGGCCTGGGCGGTGACAGGCGGGTGCTGAGCTGGACGGAGCTGAAGCTGATCATCGAAGGCATCGATCTGTCCTCGCTGCGCCGCTTCAAACGCTTCAAAAAGGGCGGAAACCGTAGCCTCGGGAGACCCGAAAAGGTATAA
- the pmbA gene encoding metalloprotease PmbA — MSRSEPPLPSAAELSAIVEQALGLARRVGASAAEASASSSKGLSVSVRLGEVESIEYHRDKSLGVTVYVGQAKGSASTSDFSAKALEETVQAALAIARHTFADPHAGLADPAWLAREFPDLDLYHPWDIDADAAAELARRCEAAARDSDPRICNSEGASVATGEGLTVYGNSEDFLGVSRGSRHSLSCSVLAGDDQGMQRDYWYDVARNAKALAAAEDIGRIAAQRTLRRLGARKIATTRAPVLFENQVAASLLGHFASAISGGNLYRRSSFLQDSLGKRIFAEGIRIYEEPLRPRGLGSASFDAEGVATHDRDLVQDGVLQGYLLDSYSARKLDMASTGNAGGAHNLTLNPGQGHLKELLHTMGRGLLVTELIGFGVNTLTGDYSRGAAGFWVENGEIQYPVEEITIAGTLQDMFARIVAVGEDMLIHGNVGCPSVLIEDMTIAGN; from the coding sequence ATGAGCCGAAGCGAACCCCCACTACCCTCCGCCGCCGAACTGAGCGCCATCGTCGAACAGGCACTCGGGCTTGCCCGTCGCGTGGGGGCATCGGCGGCAGAGGCCTCGGCCAGCAGCAGCAAGGGCTTGTCCGTCAGTGTGCGACTGGGCGAGGTGGAGTCCATCGAATACCACCGCGACAAGAGTCTGGGCGTCACCGTCTATGTGGGACAGGCCAAGGGCAGCGCCTCTACCTCGGATTTTTCTGCCAAAGCCCTGGAAGAGACGGTCCAGGCGGCTCTGGCCATTGCCCGTCACACCTTTGCCGATCCGCACGCGGGTCTTGCGGACCCCGCGTGGCTGGCACGCGAATTCCCGGACCTCGATCTCTACCACCCCTGGGACATCGATGCTGACGCCGCCGCTGAACTGGCGCGCCGATGTGAGGCGGCGGCACGGGACAGTGATCCTCGCATCTGCAATTCCGAAGGTGCCAGCGTCGCCACCGGCGAGGGTCTGACGGTTTACGGCAACAGCGAGGATTTTCTAGGCGTCAGTCGCGGTTCCCGCCACAGCCTGAGTTGCTCGGTGCTCGCCGGCGATGATCAGGGCATGCAGCGGGACTACTGGTACGACGTCGCCCGCAACGCCAAGGCCCTTGCCGCAGCTGAAGACATTGGCCGAATCGCGGCACAGCGGACCCTGCGCCGGCTGGGAGCGCGCAAGATTGCCACGACCCGCGCGCCGGTGCTCTTCGAGAATCAGGTGGCCGCGAGCCTTCTCGGTCACTTCGCCTCGGCCATCAGTGGCGGCAACCTCTACAGACGCTCGAGCTTCCTCCAGGACAGCCTTGGCAAACGTATCTTCGCCGAGGGCATCCGCATCTACGAGGAACCTCTGCGCCCACGCGGCCTGGGCAGCGCGAGTTTTGATGCCGAAGGGGTGGCAACCCACGACCGCGATCTGGTTCAGGATGGCGTCCTGCAGGGCTACCTTCTGGATAGTTACAGCGCCCGTAAACTGGACATGGCCAGCACCGGCAATGCCGGTGGCGCCCACAATCTCACCTTGAACCCTGGGCAAGGCCATCTGAAGGAGCTCCTGCACACCATGGGGCGCGGGCTTCTGGTGACCGAGCTCATCGGCTTCGGCGTCAACACCCTGACGGGCGATTATTCCCGGGGTGCCGCCGGATTCTGGGTGGAAAACGGCGAGATCCAGTACCCCGTGGAGGAGATCACCATCGCCGGCACGCTCCAAGACATGTTCGCCCGGATCGTAGCGGTGGGCGAGGATATGCTGATCCACGGCAATGTCGGCTGTCCCTCCGTCCTCATCGAGGACATGACCATCGCGGGCAACTGA
- the tnpA gene encoding IS66 family insertion sequence element accessory protein TnpA: protein MKQRYSRADWQRLIDEQGVSGLTQRAFCAQAGVAVATFGYWKRKLRADSAGLAEDPASARGGSLNDWLELAPEVSEPARGWHIELDLGNGVCLRLRQG, encoded by the coding sequence ATGAAGCAGCGGTACAGCAGGGCCGACTGGCAACGACTGATCGACGAACAAGGGGTCAGCGGCCTGACGCAAAGAGCATTCTGTGCCCAAGCCGGTGTAGCCGTGGCGACCTTTGGTTATTGGAAGCGCAAGCTGCGGGCCGATAGTGCAGGCTTAGCCGAGGATCCCGCCAGTGCCCGAGGCGGCTCATTGAACGATTGGCTCGAGCTGGCACCCGAGGTCTCTGAGCCAGCGCGTGGCTGGCACATCGAGCTCGATCTGGGCAATGGGGTGTGTCTGCGGCTACGCCAAGGCTGA
- the leuC gene encoding 3-isopropylmalate dehydratase large subunit gives MAAQTLYDKLWDQHAILAEDDGRTLLYIDRQLLHEVTSPQAFSGLRAAGRSLWRVDANIATADHNVPTTDRAAGISDPVARLQVETLDRNCREYGIEAFGMMDRRQGIVHVIAPEQGLTLPGMTVVCGDSHTATHGALATLAFGIGTTEVEHVLATQCLWARKSKNLRVWVDGRLAAGVTAKDLVLAIIGQLGTAGGTGYAMEFAGPAVRDLSMEGRMTLCNMAIEAGARSGLVAVDDRTIDYLRGRPYAPSGAEWEEAVVTWRQLVSDADAQFDKELRMDGSSVRPQVTWGTSPEMVLPVDGRVPDPDEAPDAIRRQAWSNALHYMGLRPHTPITDIAVDRVFIGSCTNARIEDLRAAAQVVRGKTKAASVKSAMVVPGSGLVKMQAEAEGLDEIFRQAGFEWREPGCSMCLAMNADRLEPGERCAATSNRNFEGRQGAGGRTHLVSPAMAAAAAIAGHFVDVRHWPQ, from the coding sequence ATGGCCGCACAGACCCTGTACGACAAATTGTGGGACCAGCACGCCATTCTCGCGGAAGACGACGGGCGTACGCTGCTCTACATCGATCGCCAGTTGCTGCACGAAGTGACGAGTCCGCAGGCCTTTTCCGGTCTGCGCGCGGCGGGGCGTTCGCTGTGGCGTGTGGACGCCAACATTGCGACGGCGGACCACAACGTGCCCACCACGGATCGGGCGGCAGGCATCAGTGATCCGGTGGCGCGTCTGCAGGTGGAAACGCTCGATCGCAATTGTCGGGAGTATGGCATCGAAGCGTTCGGGATGATGGATCGTCGCCAGGGTATCGTCCACGTCATCGCGCCGGAGCAGGGCCTTACCCTGCCGGGGATGACCGTGGTCTGTGGCGATTCGCACACGGCCACCCATGGCGCTCTCGCGACCCTGGCCTTTGGTATCGGCACCACGGAAGTGGAGCACGTTCTCGCGACCCAGTGCCTGTGGGCCCGAAAATCCAAGAATCTGCGGGTTTGGGTGGATGGACGACTCGCTGCCGGCGTGACGGCCAAGGATCTGGTCCTGGCCATCATTGGCCAGCTGGGTACGGCAGGCGGTACGGGTTACGCCATGGAGTTTGCCGGGCCCGCCGTCCGGGACCTCTCCATGGAAGGGCGCATGACCCTCTGCAATATGGCCATCGAGGCCGGTGCGCGCTCTGGGCTGGTAGCCGTGGACGATCGCACCATCGACTACCTGCGCGGACGCCCCTATGCGCCCAGTGGCGCCGAGTGGGAGGAGGCGGTGGTGACCTGGCGGCAACTGGTCAGCGATGCCGACGCCCAGTTCGACAAGGAGCTGCGCATGGATGGCAGTAGCGTTCGGCCTCAGGTGACCTGGGGGACGAGCCCGGAGATGGTACTGCCCGTGGATGGCCGCGTGCCGGATCCGGACGAGGCCCCCGACGCCATCCGTCGACAGGCCTGGAGTAACGCGCTGCACTACATGGGCCTGCGGCCGCACACACCCATTACCGACATCGCCGTGGATCGCGTTTTCATCGGCTCGTGTACCAATGCCCGTATCGAGGACCTGCGCGCAGCGGCGCAGGTGGTGCGCGGGAAGACCAAGGCGGCCTCGGTCAAATCGGCGATGGTCGTACCAGGTTCTGGATTGGTGAAGATGCAGGCCGAAGCCGAGGGGCTGGATGAAATCTTTCGGCAGGCGGGTTTCGAGTGGCGAGAGCCCGGCTGCTCCATGTGCCTGGCCATGAATGCCGATCGTCTGGAGCCCGGTGAACGTTGCGCCGCCACCTCCAACCGCAATTTCGAGGGCCGCCAGGGTGCCGGTGGCCGCACCCACCTCGTCAGCCCTGCCATGGCAGCGGCGGCGGCCATTGCTGGGCATTTCGTCGATGTTCGTCACTGGCCGCAATAG
- a CDS encoding carboxymuconolactone decarboxylase family protein, which yields MESDRYKRGWEKLKEIDGHAGEKVIEALKDIAPDLARYTIEFPFGDVYSRGILSLKEREIATVAALTALGNAQPQLKVHIHGALNVGCTRREIVEILIQMAVYAGFPSALNGIFAAKEVFAERDESGQSN from the coding sequence GTGGAATCAGATCGTTACAAACGCGGTTGGGAAAAACTCAAGGAGATCGACGGTCACGCCGGCGAAAAGGTAATTGAGGCATTGAAAGATATTGCTCCCGATCTCGCCCGTTACACCATCGAGTTTCCCTTTGGTGACGTTTACTCCCGTGGCATTCTTTCACTAAAAGAGCGGGAAATTGCCACCGTTGCCGCATTGACCGCTTTGGGTAATGCACAACCCCAACTCAAAGTGCATATTCACGGAGCACTCAACGTTGGCTGCACAAGGCGAGAAATCGTGGAAATTCTGATCCAGATGGCTGTATATGCAGGCTTTCCCTCTGCATTGAATGGCATTTTCGCAGCCAAGGAAGTCTTTGCAGAGCGTGATGAATCGGGTCAATCAAATTGA
- a CDS encoding phage integrase N-terminal SAM-like domain-containing protein, translating to MRARIRALRYSIRTEEAYTDWARRSILFHHMRYPKEMGAAEVEAFLSHLAREHKVSSPTKNQAKAALLLLYKQVFVL from the coding sequence GTGCGCGCCCGAATCCGGGCGTTGCGCTACAGCATCCGCACCGAAGAGGCCTATACGGACTGGGCACGCCGATCCATTCTCTTCCACCACATGCGGTATCCCAAAGAGATGGGGGCGGCTGAGGTGGAGGCCTTCCTGAGCCATCTGGCGAGGGAGCACAAAGTTTCCTCCCCCACCAAAAATCAGGCCAAGGCGGCACTCCTATTACTTTATAAACAGGTTTTCGTTCTTTGA